From a region of the Leptospira kmetyi serovar Malaysia str. Bejo-Iso9 genome:
- a CDS encoding flavin-containing monooxygenase: MSSLPSVCVIGAGSSGIAVCKALKDKGIPFDCYEAGSEVGGNWRFNNDNKMSNIYKSLHINTHRDRMEYRDYPMPKTYADYPGHQKILEYFIDYVNHFGFRKNIHFKNPVVHVERQQDGTWLVQTGDGKQKYYDALVVSNGHHWSQRWPNPAFPGKFTGKIIHSHSYVDPENPIKLTGKRVVVLGMGNSAMDITVELCRPGVASKVFLAARRGAYIIPNYLFGKPLDKSTELIPVHTPFWLKSFIMSLVLKFGVGNVQDFGLQKPDHKPGAAHPTISQDILVRLGRGDVTPKPNIESYNGNKVRFTDGTEEEIDAVIYCTGYDVKFPFFEENFISAKDNHLPLFYRMIKPEYNNLFFVGLYQPLGAIMPLAEFQGKWISEYLTGNYQMPSEEEMNASIEKYESKMRKRYVASTRHTMQVDFEDFLYDMKSELKKGKKRAAKNGNKPAVPALAQNKTVSKNGFSANGFKKKTRALAKV; the protein is encoded by the coding sequence ATGTCTTCGTTACCAAGTGTTTGTGTGATTGGAGCCGGATCGAGCGGAATCGCAGTATGTAAGGCTTTGAAAGATAAGGGAATTCCGTTCGATTGTTACGAAGCCGGTAGCGAAGTCGGAGGCAATTGGAGATTCAATAACGATAATAAGATGAGCAACATCTATAAGTCTCTGCATATCAACACTCACAGGGATAGAATGGAATACAGAGATTATCCGATGCCGAAGACGTACGCCGATTATCCCGGGCATCAAAAGATTTTGGAATACTTCATCGACTACGTGAATCATTTCGGATTTCGTAAGAACATACATTTTAAAAATCCCGTCGTTCACGTTGAACGTCAGCAAGACGGAACTTGGCTCGTTCAAACCGGAGACGGCAAACAAAAATACTACGACGCACTCGTAGTATCGAACGGTCATCACTGGTCGCAACGATGGCCCAACCCCGCGTTCCCAGGAAAGTTCACGGGAAAGATCATCCATTCTCATTCTTATGTGGATCCCGAAAATCCGATCAAACTCACCGGCAAACGAGTCGTCGTGTTGGGGATGGGAAACAGCGCGATGGATATCACCGTCGAACTCTGTCGTCCCGGAGTAGCTTCCAAAGTTTTCTTAGCGGCTCGAAGAGGGGCGTATATCATTCCGAATTATCTTTTCGGGAAACCCTTGGACAAATCCACGGAACTCATTCCGGTTCACACTCCGTTCTGGTTAAAAAGTTTTATCATGAGTCTCGTTTTGAAATTCGGAGTCGGAAACGTTCAAGACTTCGGTCTTCAAAAACCGGATCACAAACCCGGAGCCGCACATCCTACGATCTCTCAGGATATTTTAGTCCGTTTGGGACGCGGCGATGTAACGCCGAAACCGAACATAGAATCGTATAACGGGAATAAGGTGAGATTCACGGACGGAACCGAAGAGGAAATCGACGCGGTCATTTACTGCACCGGATACGACGTGAAGTTTCCGTTTTTTGAGGAGAATTTTATCTCCGCGAAGGACAATCATCTTCCTTTGTTCTATCGTATGATCAAACCGGAATACAATAACCTATTCTTCGTCGGTTTGTATCAGCCTTTGGGAGCGATCATGCCTCTCGCAGAGTTTCAAGGAAAATGGATTTCCGAATATTTAACCGGAAACTATCAAATGCCTTCGGAAGAAGAAATGAATGCTTCCATCGAAAAATACGAATCCAAAATGAGGAAACGTTATGTGGCATCGACAAGACATACGATGCAAGTCGACTTCGAGGATTTTCTGTACGACATGAAGTCCGAACTCAAAAAAGGAAAAAAACGCGCGGCAAAAAACGGAAACAAACCTGCCGTACCGGCGCTCGCACAAAACAAAACCGTTTCTAAAAACGGTTTTTCCGCAAACGGATTCAAAAAGAAAACTCGTGCTCTTGCAAAAGTTTGA
- a CDS encoding alpha/beta hydrolase — protein MLLQKFERILLRLILTLPENLLRRISGGTVSKRGRILDAKLQMSLYLARTKPRIESLSPKEARIMFKNSMFLFDLEPEKLHKVENFSIPASDGRIDLRLYRPFESDELLPAIVYFHGGGFVIGDIETHDRPLRYLSKQSGAIIVSLDYRLGPEHKFPTAVEDAFVTYQYVIQNSKTLGILPKKIAVAGDSAGGNLAANVCILAKKKKVSSPLFQLLIYPYLDLFRMSESRNEFGRGYALTNKLLGYFNLHYLNSPIEGKNVSASPILHKKASDFPKTYLQLAGFDPLQDEAMEFIDFLKKAKIPVVFNLHESLVHGYFNFAGVIPEAKKALNEIVSFIKDGFVTK, from the coding sequence GTGCTCTTGCAAAAGTTTGAAAGAATTCTTTTACGGCTGATTCTTACCTTACCGGAAAATCTGTTGCGGAGAATTTCCGGCGGAACCGTTTCCAAACGGGGAAGAATTTTGGACGCAAAGTTGCAAATGTCTTTGTATCTCGCAAGAACCAAACCGAGAATCGAATCTCTTTCACCGAAAGAAGCAAGAATCATGTTTAAAAACTCGATGTTTCTTTTCGATCTCGAACCGGAAAAACTTCACAAGGTCGAAAACTTTTCGATCCCCGCGTCCGACGGAAGAATCGATCTACGATTGTATCGTCCTTTTGAAAGCGACGAACTTTTACCGGCGATCGTTTATTTTCACGGAGGCGGATTCGTAATCGGCGACATCGAAACGCACGATCGTCCCTTGCGTTACCTTTCCAAACAAAGCGGAGCGATCATCGTATCCTTGGATTATCGACTCGGACCCGAACATAAATTTCCAACCGCAGTGGAAGACGCCTTTGTCACTTATCAATACGTGATTCAGAACTCGAAAACGTTGGGAATTCTTCCCAAAAAAATCGCGGTCGCAGGAGACAGCGCGGGAGGAAACTTAGCGGCGAACGTTTGTATTCTCGCCAAAAAGAAAAAAGTAAGTTCTCCTTTGTTTCAATTATTAATCTATCCGTATTTGGATCTTTTTAGAATGAGCGAAAGCAGAAACGAATTCGGAAGAGGATACGCGCTCACCAATAAGCTATTGGGCTACTTCAATCTTCACTACTTGAATTCTCCGATCGAAGGGAAGAATGTTTCGGCTTCTCCAATTCTTCATAAAAAAGCGTCCGACTTTCCGAAAACCTACTTACAGTTGGCCGGTTTCGATCCGCTTCAAGACGAAGCGATGGAATTTATCGATTTCTTAAAAAAGGCGAAGATCCCCGTTGTGTTCAATCTGCATGAAAGTTTAGTGCATGGTTATTTTAATTTTGCAGGAGTCATTCCGGAAGCGAAGAAAGCCTTGAACGAAATCGTTTCGTTTATCAAAGACGGATTCGTTACAAAATAG
- a CDS encoding alkaline phosphatase D family protein, whose amino-acid sequence MKFQVLKKRILFCSFCFVFSLQLNAESANLVSGPILGYSTLKEVLVWVQTDRKAQVILEYSEIENPKNRFFSEEIKTDSKTGFIAKLIANKVHPGKKYNYNILIDGKKIESRHAQVFQAQSFFAAGQDPPSFSFALGSCAYVNETEFDVPGKPYGGEYFIYNSILSKKPDFMLWLGDNIYLRETDWDSRTGFFHRYKHQRGIAELAPLFASVHHYAIWDDHDFGPNDGDASFWMKDTAEEMFKLHWGNLQYAKEGIYGSFTWGDSQFFLLDDRTFRTANNNKAVGPRQILGEKQFQWLVNSLAFSKATFKFVAIGGQFLNPNAVFENYATYPEERNKILSAIRDLKIKNLFFLTGDRHHTELNLLKEEGAEPIYDFTVSPLTSGYYSPITEKNPLRVEGTLVDKRNFGMVSVSGKRGERKLVLQIFDVNGKEVWKKEILPVP is encoded by the coding sequence ATGAAATTCCAAGTTCTTAAAAAAAGAATTCTTTTTTGTTCTTTTTGTTTTGTTTTTAGTCTTCAACTCAACGCCGAATCCGCAAATCTCGTTTCCGGCCCGATCTTGGGATATTCCACGCTAAAAGAGGTCTTGGTCTGGGTTCAGACCGACCGCAAGGCGCAAGTAATATTAGAATATTCTGAAATTGAAAATCCTAAAAACAGGTTTTTTTCCGAGGAAATCAAAACGGATTCCAAGACGGGTTTTATCGCGAAGTTGATCGCGAACAAAGTTCACCCGGGTAAAAAATACAATTATAATATTCTAATAGACGGCAAGAAGATCGAAAGCCGACACGCGCAAGTCTTTCAAGCGCAATCCTTCTTTGCGGCCGGTCAAGATCCTCCTTCTTTTTCCTTCGCGCTCGGAAGTTGTGCTTACGTCAACGAAACCGAGTTCGACGTTCCGGGAAAACCGTACGGCGGAGAATACTTTATCTACAATTCCATTCTTTCCAAAAAGCCGGACTTTATGCTTTGGCTCGGCGATAATATTTATTTGCGGGAAACGGATTGGGATTCGAGAACCGGATTCTTTCATCGTTACAAACATCAACGGGGAATCGCGGAGCTCGCTCCGCTCTTTGCGTCCGTTCACCACTACGCGATTTGGGACGATCATGATTTTGGTCCGAACGACGGGGACGCTTCTTTTTGGATGAAGGATACGGCCGAGGAAATGTTCAAACTTCATTGGGGAAATCTCCAGTATGCGAAGGAGGGAATCTACGGTTCTTTTACTTGGGGAGATTCTCAGTTTTTTCTTTTGGACGATCGAACGTTTAGAACGGCTAACAACAATAAGGCGGTTGGTCCGAGACAGATTCTCGGCGAGAAACAATTTCAGTGGCTCGTAAATTCTTTGGCGTTTTCCAAAGCGACTTTTAAGTTCGTCGCAATCGGAGGACAATTCTTAAACCCGAACGCGGTTTTTGAAAATTACGCGACGTATCCGGAAGAAAGAAATAAAATTCTTTCGGCGATTCGAGATCTTAAAATCAAAAATCTGTTTTTTTTAACGGGCGATCGCCATCATACTGAGTTGAATCTTCTCAAAGAAGAAGGAGCCGAACCGATCTACGACTTTACAGTTTCTCCGTTGACCTCGGGTTACTATTCTCCGATCACGGAAAAAAATCCTTTGCGCGTGGAAGGAACTCTCGTCGATAAAAGAAATTTCGGAATGGTTTCCGTCAGCGGGAAACGGGGCGAAAGAAAACTCGTTTTACAAATTTTCGACGTAAACGGAAAAGAGGTTTGGAAGAAGGAAATTCTTCCCGTACCTTAA
- a CDS encoding alpha/beta hydrolase yields the protein MKRLVNLILTLFVFFVLFVLFLAWWNQDKLIFFPEQLSKNFIFNFPNEFREIKLETPDGETSYGLFFPAKGNESRKTILYFHGNAGSLRTWGGIYEDFLPLGWNILVVDYRGYGKNSGSLSENSMNADAAMWLDYVLNDLKVPRNRIVIYGRSIGSGVACDLSSKNPDLNLFLETPFTDLPTLAKEYYPFLKPWMLRFRFPNSDKLENTNSRIRIFHGTDDEIIPYFHSQSIYRKLKEQNKDAILYTIPNGSHNNLTAYPEYHQALKKSLDEIR from the coding sequence ATGAAACGGTTGGTAAACTTGATTCTTACGTTATTCGTCTTTTTCGTTCTTTTCGTTTTGTTTTTGGCCTGGTGGAATCAGGATAAGCTGATTTTTTTTCCGGAACAACTTTCGAAAAACTTTATATTCAATTTTCCGAATGAATTTCGGGAAATCAAACTGGAGACCCCCGACGGAGAAACCTCTTACGGTCTTTTCTTTCCAGCGAAAGGAAACGAATCCCGAAAAACGATTTTATACTTTCATGGAAACGCCGGAAGTTTAAGAACCTGGGGAGGAATTTACGAAGACTTTCTTCCCTTAGGTTGGAATATTCTCGTTGTGGATTACAGGGGCTACGGAAAAAACTCGGGTAGTCTTTCGGAAAATTCCATGAACGCGGACGCGGCCATGTGGCTCGATTACGTTTTGAACGATTTGAAGGTTCCGAGAAATCGAATCGTGATTTACGGTCGCTCGATCGGAAGCGGAGTCGCCTGCGATCTTTCGTCCAAAAACCCGGATCTGAATCTATTTTTGGAAACTCCTTTTACCGATCTTCCCACTCTTGCAAAAGAATATTATCCTTTTCTAAAGCCTTGGATGTTGCGTTTTCGATTTCCGAATTCGGATAAACTGGAAAACACGAATTCCAGGATCAGAATTTTCCATGGAACGGACGACGAAATCATTCCGTATTTTCACTCGCAAAGTATATACAGAAAACTGAAAGAACAAAATAAGGACGCGATTCTTTATACGATTCCGAACGGATCTCATAACAATCTAACGGCGTATCCTGAATATCATCAGGCTTTGAAAAAAAGTTTGGATGAAATTCGGTGA
- the mtnP gene encoding S-methyl-5'-thioadenosine phosphorylase produces the protein MSHNVKAAIIGGTGLYSLDGMELIEEIYPDTPWGKPSDKIKIGKYKGKLIAFLPRHGIGHFLSPPEVPNHANICALKQLGVEEIVAFSSVGSLREEIKPLDFVLPSQIIDRTRFRNSTYFGNGVVAHAPFAEPFSHNLAKRIEQTAKKIGLEIHVGKTLVCMEGPLFSTKAESHLYRSWGADIINMTVLPEAKLAREAEIAYQMICMSTDYDCWREGEESVTVEMVIANLSKNAETAKKLLSELIHVIGNGDDVSLKNSTKYSLITAPEKRNPETVKKLKVLFPEYF, from the coding sequence ATGTCTCATAATGTAAAAGCGGCGATCATCGGCGGAACGGGACTCTACAGTTTGGATGGAATGGAGCTGATCGAAGAAATTTATCCCGATACTCCCTGGGGCAAACCCTCCGATAAAATCAAAATCGGAAAGTATAAAGGAAAGCTCATCGCATTCTTACCTAGACACGGAATCGGACATTTTCTTTCTCCTCCCGAAGTTCCGAACCACGCGAACATCTGCGCTCTGAAACAACTCGGAGTGGAAGAAATCGTTGCGTTCAGTTCCGTTGGAAGTTTGAGAGAAGAAATCAAACCGCTCGATTTCGTTTTACCTTCTCAGATCATCGATCGAACTCGTTTTAGAAATTCCACATACTTCGGAAACGGAGTCGTCGCACACGCGCCTTTCGCGGAACCTTTTTCTCATAATCTCGCGAAAAGAATCGAACAAACCGCAAAGAAGATCGGTTTGGAAATTCATGTGGGTAAAACCCTCGTTTGTATGGAAGGTCCTTTGTTTTCCACAAAAGCCGAATCGCATTTGTATCGTTCTTGGGGCGCGGACATCATCAATATGACCGTTCTTCCCGAAGCGAAACTCGCGCGCGAAGCGGAGATTGCATATCAAATGATCTGTATGTCGACCGATTATGATTGTTGGAGAGAAGGGGAAGAATCCGTTACCGTCGAAATGGTGATCGCAAATCTTTCTAAGAACGCTGAAACCGCAAAAAAACTTCTTTCGGAATTGATTCACGTGATCGGAAACGGGGACGACGTAAGTTTGAAAAACAGCACGAAGTATTCTTTGATCACCGCTCCCGAAAAAAGAAATCCGGAAACCGTAAAAAAACTGAAGGTTCTTTTTCCGGAATATTTCTAA
- a CDS encoding methyl-accepting chemotaxis protein codes for MSQSSLELIQRNGAVLINRIRLGLVILFTLSILGAYKTFNPSQLIVHSGGTFAMAVYCTAIFIWNRFSEVPKWAHKASVILDSLILSSTLIFDAMISPAVASGVLKNVILFFIYFYINIYSGLLGEKRFVIFIGFLGALGSATALFVAVQFGVVLTEDPNVANKPGLLTTSVEVIKIIFVFTAGIILAQLMNLFMKLADQAGKLSEESKRFLEKLETNQKAIHVSAESLEESIQNFAAFINTTGEKMESQAASLEQVNAVIEELSAASQNTASSIETQNHSLVDLDQKSKSLGEIVESIAQFSKDLGSYANENRNDMENVTEAAGKTNHFLKNISNSFNRVDEINQIMGEIADKTNLLALNASIEAARAGTAGRGFAVVANEVSKLAEFTSENAKNISDIVKQSRSFIEEANKASTDTGDLTSRQKHKISETVNRIEEMGKLYQEQRGIIRDFVSEVERIKQLSSEIFESTKEQMVGQEEMVKTMVHLEKEINIINQESGKLQYEVEKIRTQSSELKNLSVA; via the coding sequence ATGAGTCAATCTTCTTTGGAACTAATTCAAAGGAACGGAGCGGTTCTGATCAATCGCATTCGTTTGGGTCTGGTCATTCTGTTTACGCTTTCCATTCTCGGCGCCTATAAAACGTTCAATCCCTCGCAGTTGATCGTTCATTCCGGAGGAACGTTTGCGATGGCGGTTTATTGCACCGCCATTTTTATTTGGAATCGTTTCAGCGAAGTTCCGAAATGGGCTCATAAGGCTTCGGTAATATTAGATTCTTTGATTTTAAGTTCCACTTTGATTTTCGACGCGATGATTTCTCCCGCGGTCGCGTCCGGCGTTTTGAAGAACGTGATTCTATTCTTCATTTATTTTTACATAAACATCTATTCCGGTCTTTTGGGTGAAAAGAGATTCGTCATCTTCATCGGATTTCTAGGAGCCTTGGGTTCGGCGACCGCTCTTTTTGTCGCGGTTCAGTTTGGAGTCGTTTTAACCGAAGATCCCAATGTCGCCAATAAGCCGGGTCTTTTAACCACAAGCGTGGAAGTCATCAAAATCATTTTCGTTTTCACGGCGGGAATCATTCTCGCGCAACTGATGAACCTTTTTATGAAACTCGCCGATCAAGCCGGAAAACTTTCGGAAGAAAGCAAACGGTTTTTGGAAAAGTTGGAAACCAACCAAAAAGCGATTCACGTTTCCGCGGAAAGTCTGGAAGAATCGATTCAAAACTTCGCGGCGTTTATCAACACGACCGGTGAAAAGATGGAATCACAAGCGGCGTCTTTGGAACAAGTAAACGCGGTGATCGAAGAATTGTCCGCGGCTTCTCAAAATACCGCGAGTTCGATCGAAACACAAAATCACAGTTTGGTGGATCTCGATCAAAAATCCAAAAGTCTCGGAGAGATCGTGGAAAGTATCGCGCAGTTTTCAAAGGATCTCGGCTCGTACGCGAACGAAAACAGAAACGATATGGAAAACGTGACCGAAGCCGCGGGCAAGACGAATCACTTTCTGAAAAACATATCAAATTCTTTTAATAGAGTCGACGAGATCAATCAGATCATGGGAGAGATCGCGGATAAAACGAATCTTCTCGCGCTCAACGCTTCGATCGAAGCGGCCCGCGCGGGAACGGCCGGCAGAGGATTTGCGGTTGTTGCAAACGAGGTCAGTAAACTTGCGGAGTTCACTTCCGAAAACGCGAAGAATATTTCCGATATCGTAAAACAATCCAGATCGTTTATCGAGGAAGCGAACAAGGCTTCCACGGACACGGGAGATCTTACGAGCAGACAAAAACATAAGATTTCCGAAACCGTAAACCGAATCGAAGAGATGGGAAAACTCTATCAGGAACAAAGAGGAATCATACGCGATTTCGTTTCGGAAGTGGAAAGAATCAAACAACTTTCGAGCGAGATCTTCGAATCCACGAAGGAACAGATGGTCGGTCAGGAAGAGATGGTCAAGACGATGGTCCATTTGGAAAAAGAAATCAACATCATCAATCAGGAATCCGGCAAACTTCAATACGAGGTCGAAAAAATCAGAACCCAATCCTCGGAGTTGAAAAATCTAAGCGTGGCTTAA
- a CDS encoding methyl-accepting chemotaxis protein yields MSKQSIESIRKKGEALTYYSRMGIMIMMLLSLVTSFKALHPEIKVIHSSAALFMLIYAVFGFTLYKKFNIKPWVHSVFIIFDSLLLSSTIFLDSMVSAEIIAPVLKNAILYSVYFFIIAYSGLLGRPNFVLVTGLCCSIGYTIGLSNAALHGLKFSEDNVVNMTPGYLKLSAEITKIIFMASVSFILYRLMNLFDSLYKEASSYFQENKNFLNRLESNRKVIHSSAETLEISVTNFSEFTSLTSAKMESQAASLEEVNAVITSLSKSSENNVNSIRIQNENLIELNQKAQILLDVIHKISEHSKGLDINAKESKMEMEVVKDSVEKTSGYLKNISNSFQRVDEINRILGEIADKTNLLSLNASIEAARAGAAGRGFAVVAQEVSKLAEFTATNAKMISKVVEESLEYIRNANYASTGTSQLTESQGIKINATVYKIEEMNRLYERGTAIINDFVKNLEKVKRLSDELFYSTEEQMTGQKEMMKAMFELEREVNEITQESGKIQDGVLQIKTQSRDLKALSIV; encoded by the coding sequence ATGTCCAAGCAGTCTATAGAATCCATTCGTAAGAAAGGAGAAGCCCTCACTTATTATTCCCGAATGGGAATTATGATCATGATGTTGCTTTCTCTGGTCACGAGTTTTAAGGCCCTTCATCCCGAAATCAAAGTTATTCATTCTTCGGCCGCGTTATTTATGCTTATCTACGCGGTTTTCGGATTCACACTGTATAAAAAATTCAACATAAAGCCGTGGGTTCATTCCGTTTTTATTATATTCGATTCTCTTTTACTCAGTTCTACGATCTTTTTGGACAGCATGGTTTCGGCGGAAATCATAGCGCCCGTTCTTAAAAACGCGATTTTATACTCGGTTTACTTTTTTATCATCGCTTATTCCGGTCTGCTGGGAAGACCGAATTTCGTGCTCGTAACCGGTTTGTGTTGTTCCATAGGTTATACGATCGGATTGAGCAACGCGGCTTTACACGGTCTTAAATTTTCGGAAGACAACGTAGTCAATATGACTCCGGGTTATCTCAAACTGAGCGCGGAGATCACGAAGATCATCTTTATGGCGAGCGTAAGTTTCATTCTTTATCGTTTGATGAATCTGTTCGATAGCCTTTATAAGGAAGCTTCTTCTTATTTTCAGGAGAATAAGAATTTTCTAAACAGGTTGGAAAGCAACAGAAAGGTGATTCATTCTTCCGCGGAAACGTTGGAAATTTCGGTAACGAATTTTTCGGAGTTTACCAGTTTGACCAGCGCGAAAATGGAATCGCAAGCCGCTTCTTTGGAAGAAGTAAACGCTGTGATTACTTCCCTTTCCAAGTCTTCCGAAAACAACGTAAACTCGATTCGAATTCAGAATGAAAATCTGATCGAGTTAAATCAGAAAGCGCAGATTCTTTTGGATGTGATTCATAAAATTTCGGAACATTCCAAAGGTTTGGATATCAACGCGAAAGAAAGTAAAATGGAAATGGAAGTCGTAAAGGATTCCGTAGAAAAAACGAGCGGGTATCTTAAGAACATTTCGAATTCTTTTCAAAGAGTCGATGAAATCAACCGCATCTTAGGCGAGATCGCGGATAAAACGAATCTTCTTTCCTTGAACGCTTCGATCGAGGCCGCACGCGCAGGAGCGGCGGGAAGAGGATTTGCGGTCGTCGCACAAGAAGTGAGTAAACTCGCGGAATTCACCGCCACAAACGCGAAGATGATTTCCAAGGTCGTGGAAGAATCCCTCGAATATATCAGGAACGCGAACTACGCTTCGACCGGAACCAGCCAACTTACCGAAAGCCAAGGAATCAAAATCAACGCGACCGTTTATAAGATCGAGGAAATGAACCGTCTTTATGAAAGAGGAACCGCAATCATAAACGATTTCGTAAAGAATCTGGAAAAAGTAAAAAGACTATCGGACGAGTTGTTCTATTCCACGGAAGAACAGATGACCGGACAAAAAGAAATGATGAAAGCCATGTTCGAACTGGAACGGGAAGTCAACGAGATCACTCAGGAATCCGGAAAGATCCAAGACGGAGTATTACAAATCAAAACTCAGTCCAGGGATTTGAAAGCCTTAAGTATCGTTTAA
- a CDS encoding bifunctional helix-turn-helix domain-containing protein/methylated-DNA--[protein]-cysteine S-methyltransferase, producing the protein MDHYKKIASAIQFIEQHALSQPELDEIAQSVDLSPFHFQRLFTEWAGVSPKQFLQYLTLQNAKSILNQPRATLFDAAYETGLSGTGRLHDLFVKIEGMTPGEFKNGGEKLKIRYSFRKSNFGDYVIASTEKGICNLFFYDIPQERIVSELKEQWNQAELVFQSDENQERVVKFFDQTSTQKEKIKLHLKGTDFQIKVWEALLKIPEGRLSSYSDIADSIGQESASRAVGSAIGKNPIGYLIPCHRVIKSTGGIGEYRWGSERKRAMIGWEASQTNLRS; encoded by the coding sequence ATGGACCATTACAAAAAAATCGCCAGCGCCATTCAATTCATAGAACAACACGCGTTGTCCCAACCCGAATTGGATGAAATCGCACAATCCGTCGATCTAAGCCCGTTTCATTTTCAAAGATTATTTACCGAATGGGCCGGGGTCAGCCCGAAACAATTTCTTCAATATCTTACTTTGCAAAACGCGAAGTCGATTCTCAACCAACCCCGAGCGACCTTGTTCGACGCGGCGTACGAAACCGGACTTTCCGGAACCGGTCGCTTACACGATCTATTCGTAAAGATCGAAGGAATGACACCGGGAGAATTTAAAAATGGAGGAGAAAAACTCAAAATCCGATACAGCTTTCGGAAAAGTAATTTCGGAGACTACGTGATCGCATCGACCGAAAAAGGAATTTGTAATTTATTCTTTTATGATATTCCCCAAGAAAGAATCGTTTCGGAATTGAAGGAACAATGGAACCAAGCCGAGCTCGTTTTTCAATCGGATGAGAATCAAGAGAGAGTCGTAAAATTTTTTGATCAAACGTCGACGCAAAAGGAAAAGATCAAACTTCATCTCAAAGGAACCGATTTTCAAATCAAGGTTTGGGAAGCGTTGTTAAAAATTCCAGAAGGGAGATTGTCTTCTTATTCCGATATCGCGGATTCCATCGGACAAGAAAGCGCGTCGAGGGCGGTCGGAAGCGCGATCGGAAAAAATCCGATCGGTTATCTGATTCCTTGTCACCGTGTGATTAAAAGCACCGGCGGCATCGGAGAATACCGCTGGGGTTCCGAAAGAAAGAGGGCGATGATCGGCTGGGAAGCAAGCCAAACGAACCTCCGTTCCTAA
- a CDS encoding cobalamin-binding protein, whose translation MIGPKRIICLTEETTELFYLLGEEERIVGISAYTVRPLKAKEEKPKVSAFINGNVKRIKELKPDLVIGFSDIQANLAKDLIAEGLNVLVTNQRTIPEIFETLLLFGSIVGKGNETQTLIEGWKRKLDEIGKKYSSGNRPSVFFQEWDEPIITGISWVSELIDLAGGKDCFDHLKTKSLAKDRIITANDVAAANPDVYIGSWCGKPMNFEWVQKHPDWQKTGAIQNGKVYELDPSIILQPGPALFVEGIDQLAKLIHS comes from the coding sequence TTGATCGGTCCGAAAAGAATTATCTGTCTCACCGAGGAAACGACGGAACTTTTTTACTTGTTAGGCGAGGAAGAACGGATCGTGGGAATTTCCGCGTATACGGTTCGACCTCTTAAAGCCAAAGAAGAAAAACCGAAAGTCTCCGCGTTTATCAACGGCAACGTAAAACGAATCAAAGAATTAAAACCCGATCTTGTGATCGGGTTTTCGGACATTCAAGCGAATCTCGCCAAGGATCTGATCGCAGAAGGATTGAACGTTCTTGTTACGAATCAACGAACGATTCCCGAAATTTTCGAGACCTTGCTTCTTTTCGGAAGTATCGTCGGAAAGGGAAACGAAACGCAAACTTTGATCGAAGGTTGGAAAAGAAAGTTAGACGAAATCGGAAAGAAATATTCTTCCGGAAACCGACCCTCCGTTTTTTTTCAAGAATGGGACGAACCGATCATCACGGGAATTTCTTGGGTTTCGGAATTGATCGATCTCGCGGGTGGAAAAGATTGTTTCGATCATCTCAAAACGAAGTCTTTGGCAAAGGATAGAATCATCACGGCAAACGACGTAGCCGCCGCGAATCCCGATGTTTACATCGGATCTTGGTGCGGAAAGCCGATGAACTTCGAATGGGTACAAAAACATCCCGATTGGCAAAAGACCGGGGCGATTCAAAACGGAAAGGTTTACGAGTTGGATCCTTCGATCATTCTTCAGCCCGGCCCGGCGCTTTTTGTGGAAGGAATCGATCAACTCGCGAAGTTGATTCATTCTTGA